A stretch of Pseudomonas taetrolens DNA encodes these proteins:
- a CDS encoding phosphoglycerate kinase encodes MTVLKMTDLDLQGKRVLIREDLNVPVKDGVVTSDARILASLPTIKLALEKGAAVMICSHLGRPTEGEFSPENSLKPVAEYLSKALGRDVPLVSDYLNGVDVNAGDVVLFENVRFNKGEKKNADELARQYADLCDVFVMDAFGTAHRAEGSTHGVAKFAKVAAAGPLLAAELAALGKALGAPAKPMAAIVAGSKVSTKLEVLNSLSQICDLLIVGGGIANTFLAAAGHPVGKSLYEPDLLDTARAIAAKVNVPLPTDVVVAKEFAESAVATVKLIADVAEDDMILDIGPQTAAHFAELLKSSRTILWNGPVGVFEFDQFGQGTKTLANAIAESAAFSIAGGGDTLAAIDKYGIADQISYISTGGGAFLEFVEGKVLPAVEILESRAKA; translated from the coding sequence ATGACCGTGTTGAAGATGACCGACCTCGATCTGCAAGGTAAGCGCGTACTGATCCGCGAAGACCTCAACGTCCCAGTCAAGGACGGTGTAGTCACCAGCGATGCGCGCATCCTTGCCTCGCTGCCGACCATCAAGCTGGCGTTGGAAAAAGGCGCGGCGGTTATGATCTGCTCGCACCTGGGACGTCCGACCGAGGGCGAATTCTCCCCTGAAAACAGCCTCAAGCCTGTCGCTGAGTACCTGAGCAAGGCCTTGGGCCGCGATGTACCGCTGGTCAGCGATTACCTGAACGGCGTTGATGTCAACGCGGGTGACGTCGTGTTGTTCGAAAACGTACGCTTCAACAAGGGCGAGAAGAAAAACGCCGACGAACTGGCCCGCCAGTACGCTGACCTGTGCGACGTGTTTGTGATGGACGCTTTCGGTACCGCTCACCGCGCCGAAGGTTCGACCCACGGCGTAGCCAAGTTCGCCAAAGTTGCCGCAGCAGGCCCGTTGCTGGCCGCCGAACTGGCAGCGCTGGGCAAGGCACTGGGGGCTCCGGCCAAACCCATGGCGGCGATTGTTGCTGGCTCCAAGGTGTCGACCAAGCTCGAAGTCCTCAACAGCCTGAGCCAGATCTGCGACCTGCTGATCGTGGGCGGCGGGATTGCCAACACGTTCCTGGCCGCAGCCGGTCATCCGGTGGGCAAGTCGCTGTACGAACCTGACCTGCTGGACACCGCACGGGCGATCGCGGCCAAGGTCAACGTACCGCTGCCGACAGATGTCGTGGTGGCCAAGGAATTTGCTGAAAGCGCAGTGGCAACCGTCAAGCTGATTGCTGACGTTGCTGAAGACGACATGATTCTGGACATCGGTCCACAAACAGCTGCACATTTCGCCGAGCTGTTGAAGTCATCCAGGACTATTCTGTGGAATGGCCCGGTCGGCGTATTTGAGTTCGATCAGTTTGGCCAAGGCACCAAAACCCTGGCCAACGCTATCGCCGAAAGCGCAGCGTTCTCCATTGCTGGCGGTGGCGATACGCTGGCCGCTATCGACAAGTACGGTATTGCGGATCAAATTTCTTACATCTCCACCGGCGGTGGTGCGTTCCTTGAGTTCGTCGAGGGCAAGGTATTGCCAGCGGTGGAAATCCTGGAAAGCCGCGCCAAAGCCTGA
- a CDS encoding lipoprotein, translated as MVKLLPLLMIAGFLAGCAGSSESTPEAATPEESGCYQADWQAQSVPLVNKRSGPEALEKYESPQPAKERGCP; from the coding sequence ATGGTCAAGTTGTTACCGCTGTTGATGATTGCGGGCTTTTTGGCCGGTTGCGCCGGCTCGAGCGAGTCGACGCCCGAAGCAGCCACCCCCGAAGAGAGCGGTTGCTACCAGGCAGACTGGCAGGCGCAGAGTGTGCCGCTGGTCAATAAACGTTCAGGGCCTGAAGCGCTGGAGAAGTACGAGTCACCCCAGCCCGCGAAAGAGCGCGGCTGTCCCTGA
- the fba gene encoding class II fructose-bisphosphate aldolase (catalyzes the reversible aldol condensation of dihydroxyacetonephosphate and glyceraldehyde 3-phosphate in the Calvin cycle, glycolysis, and/or gluconeogenesis) codes for MALISMRQMLDHAAEFGYGVPAFNVNNLEQMRAIMEAADKTDSPVIVQASAGARKYAGAPFLRHLILAAIEEFPHIPVCMHQDHGTSPDVCQRSIQLGFSSVMMDGSLGEDGKTPTDYDYNVRVTQQTVALAHACGVSVEGELGCLGSLETGMAGEEDGIGAEGVLDHSQMLTDPEEAADFVKRTQVDALAIAIGTSHGAYKFTKPPTGDVLAIDRIKEIHKRIPNTHLVMHGSSSVPQEWLAIINEFGGDIKETYGVPVEEIVEGIKHGVRKVNIDTDLRLASTGAMRRMMATHPSEFDPRKFFAATVTAMRDVCIARYEAFGTAGNASKIKPVSLEAMYQRYLKGELNAKVN; via the coding sequence ATGGCACTTATCAGCATGCGCCAGATGTTGGACCACGCCGCCGAATTCGGCTACGGCGTTCCAGCCTTCAACGTAAACAACCTTGAGCAGATGCGCGCCATTATGGAAGCCGCTGACAAGACTGACTCCCCGGTGATCGTTCAGGCTTCGGCCGGTGCGCGTAAATACGCAGGTGCACCGTTTCTGCGTCACCTGATCCTGGCGGCCATCGAAGAATTCCCGCATATCCCGGTGTGCATGCACCAGGACCACGGCACCAGCCCTGACGTCTGCCAGCGCTCGATTCAACTGGGCTTCAGCTCGGTGATGATGGACGGCTCGCTGGGCGAAGACGGCAAAACCCCAACCGACTACGACTACAACGTTCGTGTCACTCAGCAGACGGTTGCGCTGGCGCATGCGTGCGGTGTGTCGGTTGAAGGCGAGCTGGGCTGCCTGGGTTCCCTGGAAACCGGTATGGCCGGTGAAGAAGACGGCATCGGCGCAGAAGGCGTGCTGGATCACAGCCAAATGCTGACCGATCCTGAAGAAGCCGCTGACTTCGTGAAGCGTACTCAAGTGGATGCCCTGGCCATCGCTATCGGTACCTCCCACGGCGCGTACAAGTTCACCAAGCCGCCTACCGGCGACGTGTTGGCCATCGACCGCATCAAAGAGATCCACAAACGCATTCCCAACACTCACCTGGTGATGCACGGTTCGTCGTCGGTTCCACAAGAGTGGCTGGCAATCATCAATGAGTTCGGCGGCGACATCAAAGAAACCTACGGTGTGCCGGTCGAAGAAATCGTTGAAGGCATCAAGCACGGCGTGCGCAAGGTCAACATTGACACCGACCTGCGTCTGGCATCGACCGGCGCCATGCGTCGCATGATGGCTACCCACCCGAGCGAGTTCGACCCGCGCAAATTCTTCGCGGCGACCGTGACTGCCATGCGTGACGTGTGCATTGCGCGTTACGAAGCCTTCGGCACCGCCGGTAACGCTTCGAAGATCAAACCGGTCTCCCTCGAAGCCATGTACCAGCGCTACTTGAAGGGTGAGCTGAACGCCAAGGTCAACTAA
- a CDS encoding DUF3077 domain-containing protein, with the protein MKKKMPDDPKPTRLKRDDHQHDETTRHLLETLRTTSIPVDHLKPTRARQVNPQSPFTVRNDVPALSALQHVSMLLKSAEEVSDEITEMASGVERGLVWSLVHSVEMARSLVDALLKGNGIDPEQMPSGHN; encoded by the coding sequence ATGAAAAAAAAGATGCCGGATGATCCCAAGCCAACACGCCTCAAGCGCGACGATCACCAACATGACGAAACAACCCGGCATCTCCTCGAAACACTGCGCACAACGTCCATTCCTGTCGACCACCTCAAGCCCACCCGGGCACGCCAGGTGAATCCGCAATCACCTTTTACCGTGCGCAACGACGTGCCCGCATTGTCAGCCCTGCAGCACGTGTCGATGCTGCTCAAGAGCGCCGAAGAGGTGTCGGACGAAATCACCGAAATGGCCAGCGGCGTAGAGCGCGGGCTGGTCTGGTCATTGGTGCACTCCGTCGAAATGGCACGCTCGCTGGTGGATGCGCTGCTCAAGGGCAACGGCATCGATCCGGAGCAAATGCCTTCGGGGCACAACTGA
- a CDS encoding M48 family metallopeptidase: MTALKYLQAYPQTLQDQVRQLIERDQLGSYLNERYPQRHAVQSDKALYAYALELKQEYLRNAPSFDKVLFDNRLDLTHRALGLHTTISRVQGGKLKAKKELRVASLFKDAAPEFLKMIVVHELAHLKESDHNKAFYKLCEYMLPGYHQLEFDLRVYLTWRDMQGKPKAL, from the coding sequence ATGACTGCTCTCAAATACCTTCAGGCTTATCCCCAGACGTTACAGGATCAGGTGCGCCAACTGATCGAGCGTGACCAGTTGGGCAGTTACCTGAATGAACGATACCCACAGCGTCATGCGGTGCAGAGTGACAAGGCCCTGTATGCCTACGCGCTTGAGCTCAAGCAGGAATACCTGCGCAATGCGCCGTCCTTCGACAAGGTGCTGTTCGACAATCGACTCGATCTGACGCACCGGGCGCTGGGCCTGCATACCACCATTTCTCGCGTGCAGGGCGGCAAGCTCAAGGCCAAGAAAGAACTGCGCGTTGCGTCCTTGTTCAAGGACGCGGCCCCCGAGTTTTTAAAAATGATCGTGGTCCATGAGCTGGCGCACCTCAAAGAGTCAGATCACAACAAGGCGTTTTACAAACTGTGCGAGTACATGTTGCCGGGGTACCACCAGCTGGAGTTTGATCTGCGGGTTTACCTCACATGGCGTGATATGCAAGGCAAGCCCAAAGCGCTGTAG
- a CDS encoding winged helix-turn-helix domain-containing protein — protein MEVSKTKSSFYRRLYVAWLIDSQTASSVPALTELTGMPRRTAQDTIAALADLDIVCEFEQQDGARNHAGRYRILSWGPVDKHWVDQHLVQIRQVLGYP, from the coding sequence ATGGAAGTCAGCAAAACCAAAAGCAGTTTTTATCGGCGTCTGTACGTGGCTTGGTTGATTGACAGTCAGACGGCCAGCAGCGTCCCGGCATTGACGGAGCTGACCGGCATGCCACGGCGCACCGCGCAGGACACCATCGCTGCGCTGGCTGACCTGGATATCGTGTGCGAGTTCGAGCAGCAAGATGGCGCCCGTAACCACGCCGGACGCTATCGGATTCTCAGCTGGGGCCCGGTCGACAAACACTGGGTCGATCAGCACCTGGTGCAGATCAGGCAGGTGCTGGGCTACCCCTGA
- a CDS encoding GNAT family N-acetyltransferase — MTIDWICKHHNDLGKEQLYAVLELRSEVFVVEQKCAYQDVDGQDLSGDTLHLMGWQDDQLVAYARLLDPESQGGDVVIGRVIIAPQARDQKLGHTLISKALENAEEYWPGQPIFLSAQTHLQNFYAQHGFRAEGDTFLEDGIPHIGMRLG, encoded by the coding sequence GTGACCATTGACTGGATCTGCAAACACCATAACGACCTGGGCAAAGAGCAACTTTACGCGGTGCTGGAATTACGTTCGGAAGTGTTCGTCGTCGAACAGAAATGCGCATACCAGGACGTTGACGGGCAAGACTTGTCAGGCGACACCCTGCATTTGATGGGCTGGCAGGACGATCAGTTGGTTGCCTATGCCCGCCTGTTAGATCCCGAGTCCCAGGGTGGCGATGTGGTGATTGGCCGAGTGATCATCGCGCCTCAGGCACGTGACCAAAAGCTCGGCCATACGCTGATCAGCAAGGCCCTGGAAAATGCTGAAGAGTACTGGCCCGGGCAGCCCATCTTCTTGTCCGCCCAAACCCACCTGCAGAACTTTTATGCTCAACACGGCTTCCGTGCCGAGGGTGACACCTTTCTCGAAGATGGCATTCCCCATATCGGCATGCGTTTGGGCTGA
- the yccS gene encoding YccS family putative transporter yields the protein MSSKSFRHSLRRLWARDKFSYSVRVFVALTGSMAFCWYQDEMTLLIPLFLGVIASALSETDDSWQGRLNALLVTLVCFSAAAFSVELLFPYPWLMVCALALASFGLTMLGALGERYGAIASATLILAVYTMIGVDQRGGQVIDFWHEPLLLVAGAAWYGLLSVLWQALFSNQPVQQSLARLFWELGLYLKLKSSLFEPVRNLDVEARRLELAQQNGRVVAALNTAKEIILHRVGNSRPGSKLSRYLKLYFLAQDIHERASSSHYPYNALADAFFHSDVMFRCQRLLRQQGVACQRLSDSIKLRQPFIYDDSFAEALTDLHASLEHLRVQSNPAWRGLLRSLRALAANLGTLDRLLSDASNPDTLADATDSSLLDRSPRTLKDVWSRLRQHLTPTSLIFRHALRLPLALCTGFAMVHWIHPTQGYWIILTTLFVCQPSYGATRRKFSQRIVGTAFGLALGWALFDLFPNPLIQSMFAVAAGVVFFINRTTRYTLSTAAITLMVLFCFNQVGDGYGLFLPRLFDTLVGSVIAAAAVFLFLPDWQGRRLNQVLANTLSCNSQYLRQIMQQYAHGKSDDLAYRLARRNAHNADAALSTTLANMLMEPGHFRKDADMGFRFLVLSHTLLSYLSGLGAHRDTQLPDELRQQLIEGAGQRIADSIDVIAQGLAAKQPVDVQSDEEEALASELEQMPDDIDENQRLVQTQLALICRQLGPLRTLAAHLIKAE from the coding sequence ATGTCATCGAAAAGCTTTCGGCATTCACTGCGCCGCCTGTGGGCGCGGGATAAGTTCAGTTACAGCGTTCGGGTATTTGTCGCCCTGACCGGCAGCATGGCTTTTTGCTGGTATCAAGACGAAATGACGCTGTTGATCCCGTTGTTCCTCGGGGTCATTGCCAGCGCACTGTCCGAGACGGATGACAGCTGGCAAGGCCGCCTCAATGCACTGCTGGTGACACTGGTGTGCTTCAGCGCTGCCGCCTTCAGCGTCGAGCTGTTATTCCCCTACCCCTGGTTGATGGTCTGCGCCCTGGCACTGGCCAGCTTTGGCCTGACCATGCTCGGTGCGCTGGGTGAACGCTATGGCGCCATTGCCTCGGCGACGCTGATTCTCGCGGTATACACGATGATCGGCGTCGACCAGCGCGGTGGCCAGGTCATCGATTTCTGGCACGAGCCCTTGCTGCTGGTCGCAGGCGCTGCGTGGTACGGGCTGCTGTCAGTGCTGTGGCAGGCACTGTTTTCCAATCAACCGGTGCAGCAAAGCCTGGCGCGATTGTTTTGGGAGCTGGGGCTGTACCTCAAACTCAAATCATCGCTGTTCGAGCCTGTCCGCAATCTTGATGTGGAGGCCCGGCGACTGGAGCTGGCTCAGCAAAACGGCAGGGTCGTGGCCGCACTGAACACCGCCAAGGAAATCATCCTGCACCGCGTCGGAAACTCTCGACCGGGATCAAAACTCAGCCGCTACCTGAAACTGTACTTCCTCGCGCAGGACATCCACGAACGCGCCAGCTCGTCGCATTACCCCTACAACGCCTTGGCAGATGCTTTCTTTCACAGCGACGTGATGTTCCGCTGTCAGCGTTTGCTGCGCCAGCAAGGCGTCGCCTGTCAGCGTCTTTCAGACTCGATCAAGCTGCGCCAGCCGTTTATCTATGACGACAGTTTTGCCGAGGCACTGACCGACTTGCACGCCTCACTGGAACATTTGCGCGTCCAGAGCAATCCGGCCTGGCGCGGACTCTTGCGTTCGCTGCGTGCACTGGCCGCCAACCTTGGCACACTGGACCGCTTGCTCAGCGACGCCAGCAACCCCGACACTCTGGCGGATGCCACCGACAGCAGCCTGCTGGATCGCTCACCGCGCACCCTCAAGGATGTGTGGTCGCGGCTGCGTCAACACCTGACGCCCACGTCCCTGATCTTCCGTCACGCCCTGCGCCTGCCGCTGGCGCTGTGCACAGGCTTTGCGATGGTGCACTGGATCCACCCGACTCAAGGCTACTGGATCATCCTGACCACGCTGTTTGTGTGCCAGCCAAGCTACGGCGCCACACGGCGCAAATTCAGTCAGCGGATCGTCGGCACTGCCTTTGGCCTGGCCTTGGGCTGGGCGCTGTTCGATCTGTTCCCCAACCCGCTGATCCAGTCGATGTTCGCCGTCGCGGCCGGGGTGGTGTTCTTTATCAACCGCACCACGCGCTACACCTTAAGCACCGCTGCCATTACGTTAATGGTGCTGTTTTGCTTCAATCAGGTGGGCGATGGTTACGGGCTGTTCTTGCCGCGCCTGTTCGACACCCTGGTCGGCAGCGTGATTGCTGCGGCCGCTGTGTTCCTGTTCTTGCCCGACTGGCAGGGGCGCCGTCTCAACCAGGTGCTGGCCAATACCTTGAGCTGCAACAGCCAGTACCTGCGCCAGATCATGCAGCAATATGCCCACGGCAAAAGCGACGACCTGGCTTATCGACTGGCGCGCCGCAACGCGCACAACGCCGATGCCGCGCTGTCGACCACTCTGGCCAACATGCTGATGGAACCGGGGCATTTCCGTAAGGATGCTGACATGGGCTTCCGCTTCCTGGTGTTGTCACACACCTTGCTCAGTTATTTGTCGGGCCTTGGTGCGCACCGCGACACGCAACTGCCAGACGAACTGCGCCAGCAACTGATCGAGGGCGCCGGGCAGCGCATCGCCGATAGCATCGATGTGATCGCCCAGGGCCTGGCCGCCAAGCAGCCTGTGGACGTGCAGAGCGATGAGGAAGAAGCGCTGGCCAGCGAGCTGGAGCAAATGCCGGATGACATCGACGAAAACCAGCGTCTGGTACAGACCCAGCTGGCATTGATCTGCCGTCAACTCGGCCCCCTGCGCACCCTGGCCGCGCACCTGATCAAGGCAGAGTAG
- a CDS encoding BaiN/RdsA family NAD(P)/FAD-dependent oxidoreductase, whose product MRSTDVVIIGAGAAGLMCALTAAGRGRKVMLIDHANKAGKKILMSGGGRCNFTNMYTEPNNFLSQNPHFCKSALARYTQWDFIELVCKHGVPYHEKKLGQLFCDNKSSDILEMLLDECKQAGVSLHLDTSVEQIEKTDSGYSLKTTLDQLNCQSLVIATGGLSIPTLGATGFGYQVAKQFGHALLPTRAGLVPFTITDQLKDICTELSGTSVDCLVSCNDQSFRENILFTHRGLSGPAILQISSFWNSGDTVEINLLPDLDALNWLHTQQAERPNSELKTLLGEIFTKKMANLLAEHWFASKPMKQYTPGELADVADKLACWKVVPAGTEGYRTAEVTLGGVDTREVSSKTMESLKSPGLYFVGEVLDVSGHLGGFNFQWAWASGYAAAQFV is encoded by the coding sequence TTGCGCTCTACCGACGTTGTGATTATTGGCGCTGGCGCCGCAGGTTTGATGTGCGCGCTGACCGCTGCCGGTCGTGGGCGCAAGGTCATGCTGATCGACCACGCCAACAAGGCGGGCAAAAAGATCCTCATGTCGGGCGGTGGCCGCTGCAACTTCACCAACATGTACACCGAACCCAACAATTTCCTGTCGCAGAACCCGCACTTCTGCAAGTCGGCCCTGGCGCGCTACACCCAGTGGGATTTCATCGAACTGGTGTGCAAGCACGGCGTGCCGTATCACGAGAAAAAACTCGGCCAGCTGTTCTGCGATAACAAATCCAGCGACATCCTCGAAATGCTGCTCGACGAGTGCAAACAGGCGGGCGTCAGCCTGCACCTGGACACCTCCGTGGAGCAGATCGAAAAAACCGACAGCGGCTACAGCCTGAAGACCACCCTGGATCAACTGAACTGCCAGTCGCTGGTGATCGCTACCGGCGGCTTGTCGATTCCCACTCTGGGCGCCACCGGTTTCGGCTATCAGGTAGCCAAGCAGTTTGGTCATGCCTTACTCCCTACCCGCGCCGGTTTAGTACCGTTCACCATCACCGACCAGCTCAAAGATATCTGCACCGAGCTGTCGGGGACCTCGGTGGATTGCCTTGTGAGCTGCAACGACCAGAGCTTTCGCGAGAACATCCTGTTCACCCACCGCGGTTTGAGCGGGCCGGCAATTTTGCAGATATCGTCGTTCTGGAACTCCGGCGATACGGTCGAAATCAACCTGCTGCCCGACCTCGACGCGTTGAACTGGCTGCACACACAACAGGCCGAACGCCCGAACAGCGAGCTGAAAACCCTGCTCGGTGAGATTTTCACCAAAAAGATGGCGAACTTGCTGGCCGAACACTGGTTTGCGTCCAAGCCGATGAAGCAGTACACACCGGGTGAACTGGCCGACGTGGCTGACAAGCTGGCGTGCTGGAAGGTCGTCCCGGCGGGTACCGAAGGCTATCGCACGGCAGAAGTGACGCTGGGCGGTGTCGATACCCGTGAAGTGTCGTCCAAGACCATGGAGTCGCTAAAAAGTCCGGGGCTGTATTTTGTCGGTGAAGTGCTGGATGTCAGCGGCCATCTGGGCGGGTTCAACTTTCAATGGGCGTGGGCGTCTGGCTACGCAGCGGCACAGTTCGTCTGA
- the dbpA gene encoding ATP-dependent RNA helicase DbpA produces the protein MLANLDSLGYAQMTPIQAQSLPVILKGMDLIAQAKTGSGKTAAFGIGLLNPVNPRFFGCQALVICPTRELADQVAKEIRRLARAEDNIKVLTLCGGVSFGPQIGSLEHGAHIIVGTPGRIQQHLRKGSLKLDGLNTLVLDEADRMLDMGFYDAIEDIIRQTPERRQTLLFSATYPVGIKQLSSKFMRNPQQVKAEALHTDSQIEQRFYEISPEERMSAVTKVLGHFRPQSCVAFCFTKQQVQETVDHLTSKGISAVGLHGDLEQRDRDQVLAMFANRSTSVLVATDVAARGLDIDALDMVINVELARDSEIHIHRVGRTGRAGEKGIAISLVAPSEAHRAQAIEQLQKAPLNWETLDTLQSKGGAPLLPAMSTLVIGAGRKDKVRPGDILGALTGDAGIPGAQVGKIAIFDFQAYVAVDRTVAKQAAQRLSEGKIKGRVLRVRVL, from the coding sequence ATGCTGGCTAACCTCGACTCCCTCGGTTATGCCCAGATGACGCCGATCCAGGCGCAGAGCTTGCCGGTGATCCTCAAAGGCATGGATCTGATCGCCCAGGCCAAGACCGGCAGCGGCAAAACCGCCGCCTTCGGCATCGGCCTGCTGAACCCCGTCAACCCGCGTTTCTTCGGTTGCCAGGCCCTCGTGATCTGCCCGACCCGTGAACTGGCGGACCAGGTTGCCAAAGAGATCCGCCGTCTGGCCCGCGCTGAAGACAACATCAAAGTGCTGACCTTGTGTGGCGGTGTGTCCTTCGGCCCGCAAATCGGCTCGCTTGAACACGGCGCGCACATCATCGTCGGCACCCCGGGCCGCATTCAGCAGCACTTGCGCAAAGGCTCGCTAAAGCTCGACGGTCTCAACACCCTGGTGCTCGACGAAGCCGACCGCATGCTCGACATGGGCTTCTACGACGCCATCGAAGACATCATTCGCCAGACCCCTGAGCGTCGCCAGACCCTGCTGTTCTCGGCCACCTACCCGGTCGGCATCAAGCAACTGTCGTCCAAGTTCATGCGCAATCCTCAGCAGGTCAAGGCTGAAGCCTTGCACACTGACAGCCAGATCGAGCAGCGTTTCTACGAGATCTCGCCTGAAGAGCGCATGAGCGCCGTGACCAAGGTGCTGGGGCATTTCCGTCCGCAATCGTGCGTCGCGTTCTGCTTCACCAAGCAGCAGGTTCAGGAAACCGTCGATCACCTGACCTCCAAGGGTATTTCGGCAGTCGGCCTGCATGGCGATCTGGAACAGCGTGACCGTGATCAGGTGCTGGCGATGTTTGCCAACCGTTCGACCTCGGTGCTGGTTGCAACCGACGTAGCGGCCCGTGGCCTGGACATCGACGCGCTGGACATGGTGATCAACGTTGAGCTGGCCCGTGACTCCGAAATCCATATCCACCGCGTGGGCCGTACCGGTCGTGCCGGTGAAAAAGGCATCGCCATCAGCCTGGTAGCGCCTTCCGAAGCCCACCGCGCCCAAGCCATCGAGCAGCTGCAAAAGGCGCCGTTGAACTGGGAAACCCTGGACACCCTGCAATCCAAGGGCGGCGCGCCCCTGCTGCCGGCCATGAGCACGCTGGTGATCGGCGCCGGTCGTAAAGACAAGGTTCGCCCAGGCGACATCCTTGGCGCCCTGACTGGCGACGCGGGCATCCCGGGTGCCCAGGTCGGCAAAATCGCGATTTTTGACTTCCAGGCCTACGTGGCGGTTGACCGTACCGTGGCCAAACAGGCTGCACAGCGCTTGAGCGAAGGCAAAATCAAAGGCCGCGTATTGCGCGTGCGGGTTTTGTAA
- the mdtD gene encoding multidrug transporter subunit MdtD encodes MPVRPVLSPETLRWLPWVVAIAFFMQSLDGTILNTALPDMARDLDENPLRMQGVIVAYMLTVALLIPASGWIADRFGTKKIFFSAILLFSFGSLLCALSGTLDQLIGARVIQGLGGALMLPIGRLVVLKAYPRSELVRIMGFITIPGLLGPLIGPTMGGWMVQYLSWHWIFLINLPVGMLGCWAVWHFIPDLRGSERTRFDSLGFVLFGAAMVFITIAMEGLGELHMPHLRVMLLLFAGMACLAAYWLRAGAISNPLFSPTLFKTKTFAVGILGNLFARLGSGALPFLVPLLLQVALGYSPSQAGMSMLPLAAAAMLAKWGARPLIERFGYRSVLTGNTLALGLMLASMGLVTEHTPYPLLLGMLAVLGAINSLQFTAMNTVTLIDLDDASASSGNSLLSVVAQLSLSLGVACAGALLGGFTGDNSGDGVDTVLGAFQLTFLTVGIMAMLAAAIFLQLSPQDGRKPKANSEHELDH; translated from the coding sequence ATGCCCGTACGCCCGGTTCTGAGTCCTGAAACCTTGCGCTGGTTGCCGTGGGTGGTGGCCATCGCGTTTTTCATGCAGTCGCTTGACGGTACGATCCTGAATACTGCCCTGCCCGACATGGCACGCGACCTCGACGAAAACCCGTTGCGCATGCAAGGGGTGATTGTTGCCTACATGCTCACCGTGGCATTACTGATCCCGGCGTCGGGCTGGATCGCCGACCGCTTCGGCACCAAGAAAATCTTCTTCAGCGCCATCCTACTCTTCAGTTTCGGCTCGTTACTCTGCGCACTGTCGGGCACCCTGGACCAACTGATCGGCGCACGCGTCATTCAAGGCCTTGGCGGTGCCTTGATGCTGCCCATAGGCCGATTGGTGGTACTCAAGGCTTACCCTCGTTCGGAGCTGGTACGCATCATGGGATTCATCACCATTCCGGGCCTGCTCGGGCCTCTGATCGGCCCGACCATGGGCGGCTGGATGGTGCAGTACCTGAGCTGGCACTGGATTTTTTTGATCAACCTGCCGGTGGGCATGCTCGGCTGCTGGGCCGTGTGGCACTTTATTCCGGATCTGCGCGGCAGCGAACGGACCCGATTCGACAGCCTGGGCTTTGTGCTGTTTGGTGCGGCAATGGTGTTCATCACCATCGCCATGGAGGGTCTGGGCGAACTGCACATGCCGCACCTGCGGGTCATGTTGCTGCTGTTCGCAGGCATGGCGTGTCTCGCGGCGTACTGGTTGCGGGCGGGCGCTATCAGCAATCCGCTATTTTCCCCGACACTGTTTAAAACCAAGACCTTCGCTGTCGGCATCCTGGGCAATCTGTTTGCCCGCCTCGGCAGTGGTGCATTGCCGTTCCTGGTGCCATTACTGCTACAAGTTGCCCTGGGTTACTCACCGTCCCAGGCCGGGATGAGCATGCTGCCGCTGGCGGCTGCCGCCATGCTGGCGAAATGGGGCGCACGACCGTTGATCGAACGTTTCGGTTACCGCTCCGTGCTCACGGGAAACACGCTGGCGCTGGGCCTGATGCTGGCCAGCATGGGCCTGGTGACGGAACACACGCCCTACCCGTTATTGCTGGGAATGCTGGCTGTACTGGGCGCCATCAACTCATTGCAGTTCACGGCGATGAACACCGTGACCCTGATCGACCTTGATGATGCCAGCGCCAGCAGCGGCAACAGCTTGCTCTCGGTGGTGGCGCAATTGTCGCTGAGTCTGGGAGTGGCCTGCGCCGGAGCCTTGCTCGGCGGTTTCACCGGGGACAACAGCGGCGATGGTGTAGACACCGTGCTCGGGGCGTTCCAGCTGACCTTCTTGACTGTCGGGATCATGGCGATGCTCGCAGCAGCCATTTTCCTGCAACTGTCACCCCAGGACGGCCGTAAACCCAAAGCCAACTCGGAACACGAACTGGATCATTAA